One window of the Manihot esculenta cultivar AM560-2 chromosome 14, M.esculenta_v8, whole genome shotgun sequence genome contains the following:
- the LOC110600577 gene encoding uncharacterized mitochondrial protein AtMg00810-like: MTPPQGYHKARPGQVCLLKRSLYGLKQASRQWNIEFTNFLKKLGFVQSTHDHCLFTQHTGNLILILLMYVDDVILTGNSIDAINKCKLALDSKFTIKDLGPMKYFLGLEVARSTQATILSQIKYISDVLKDAGMFYCKPASCPLPQGLHLSPDSGEILDEPDMYLRLLGRLLYINLIRPDICYAVQHLSQFMSMPRKPHWEAALHVLRYLKGTLYQGLHYPVSNDLCLNAYCDSDWAACTFSRKSLSGYCIYLGPCLISWKTKKQTTVSKSSAEAEYRAMANTVCELLWISYVLQDLQVDIQLPIPLHCDSKAAMHIAANPVFHERTKHIEIDCHLVRDQLQQGFILPSHLPTQEQLADIFTKVLPTSRHDNLTRKLNLLPLPTST; encoded by the coding sequence ATGACACCACCTCAGGGCTATCACAAAGCCCGGCCAGGGCAAGTTTGCTTGCTTAAAAGGTCCCTATACGGGCTTAAACAAGCTTCTAGGCAATGGAATATTGAGTTCACTAATTTTCTCAAAAAATTAGGCTTTGTTCAATCTACTCATGAccattgtctctttacacaaCACACTGGCAATTTGATTCTGATTTTACttatgtatgttgatgatgtgattTTGACTGGGAACTCTATTGATGCTATAAATAAGTGCAAACTTGCATTAGACTCAAAGTTCACTATCAAAGATTTGGGACCTATGAAATACTTTTTGGGGCTGGAGGTTGCTAGATCTACTCAAGCAACTATTCTCAGCCAAATTAAATACATTTCGGATGTATTAAAGGATGCTGGGATGTTTTATTGTAAACCAGCCTCTTGTCCCTTACCTCAAGGGTTACATTTATCTCCTGATTCAGGAGAAATTCTTGATGAGCCTGACATGTACCTAAGGCTCCTTGGCAGGCTTCTTTATATTAATCTTATAAGGCCTGATATATGCTATGCTGTTCAACATTTAAGTCAGTTTATGAGCATGCCCCGAAAGCCTCATTGGGAGGCTGCTCTACATGTGCTTCGCTATCTCAAAGGCACCCTCTATCAGGGGCTTCATTATCCTGTGAGCAATGATTTATGCTTGAATGCCTATTGTGATTCTGATTGGGCTGCCTGCACTTTTTCAAGAAAATCTCTATCTGGATACTGCATATACTTGGGTCCTTGCCTCATATCTTGGAAGACGAAGAAACAAACCACTGTTTCTAAATCTTCAGCTGAGGCTGAATATCGTGCAATGGCTAACACTGTTTGTGAGCTACTTTGGATTAGCTATGTTTTGCAGGACTTGCAGGTTGACATCCAGCTGCCTATTCCACTGCATTGTGACAGCAAGGCAGCAATGCATATTGCAGCTAACCCAGTATTTCATGAGCGCACGAAGCATATTGAAATAGATTGCCATCTTGTCCGGGACCAGCTTCAACAAGGCTTTATCCTACCTAGTCATCTCCCTACTCAAGAACAATTGGCAGACATCTTCACCAAAGTACTGCCTACATCTCGCCATGACAATCTCACTCGCAAGTTGAACTTATTGCCTTTACCAACTTCAACTTGA